The Henckelia pumila isolate YLH828 chromosome 2, ASM3356847v2, whole genome shotgun sequence genome includes a window with the following:
- the LOC140878092 gene encoding probable serine/threonine-protein kinase PBL3 isoform X2, which yields MGNCLGISAKIDASISNTSASRYHSKPSNSATSSISIPSHSSKSNAESLPTPRSEAEILSSPNVKPFTLNELKNATRNFRVDSLLGEGGFGYVYKGWLDEHTLTAAKPGSGMVVAVKKLKPEGFQGHKEWLTEVHYLGQLHHPNLVKLIGYCSDGDNRLLVYEFMPKGSLENHLFRRGPQPLSWATRIKVAIGAAKGLCFLHEAEQQVIYRDFKASNILLDAEFNAKLSDFGLAKAGPTGDRTHVSTQVMGTQGYAAPEYVATGRLTTKSDVYSFGVVLLELLSGRRAVDKTKTGVEQKLVEWAVPYMRDKRKLFRIMDTKLEGQYPQKEAYTAATLALQCLNSEPKVRPRMAEALATLEQLQTSKNTGRHSKVVSRASTNPLNTPPLKPHSPLNMTPSASPLTAHRRSPRIK from the exons ATGGGAAACTGTTTAGGTATCTCCGCGAAAATTGATGCGAGTATCAGCAACACATCTG CATCAAGATATCACAGCAAACCTAGCAATTCAGCTACTTCGAGCATAAGCATACCCTCTCATAGCAGTAAAAGCAATGCTGAAAGCCTTCCTACTCCAAGATCTGAAGCTGAAATTCTATCTTCTCCAAATGTCAAACCATTCACTTTAAATGAATTGAAGAACGCGACTAGAAACTTTCGAGTCGACAGCCTTCTTGGGGAAGGAGGATTTGGCTATGTTTACAAAGGATGGCTCGATGAGCACACTCTAACTGCTGCAAAGCCTGGATCAGGAATGGTTGTTGCTGTCAAGAAGTTGAAGCCGGAGGGTTTCCAAGGCCACAAGGAGTGGTTG acaGAGGTTCATTATCTGGGGCAACTTCATCACCCGAATCTAGTTAAACTTATCGGGTACTGCTCTGATGGTGACAATCGACTGTTGGTGTATGAGTTCATGCCAAAAGGAAGCCTGGAGAATCATTTGTTCAGAA GGGGGCCACAACCCCTCTCTTGGGCCACTAGAATCAAGGTTGCTATAGGAGCTGCCAAAGGTCTCTGTTTTTTGCACGAGGCTGAACAGCAAGTGATATATCGAGATTTTAAGGCTTCCAATATCCTGCTTGATGCA GAATTTAATGCCAAGTTGTCCGACTTCGGTTTAGCCAAGGCTGGCCCAACCGGTGATAGGACTCACGTTTCAACTCAAGTTATGGGTACACAAGGCTATGCTGCACCCGAATATGTTGCTACAG GTCGGCTGACGACGAAAAGTGACGTTTATAGTTTTGGGGTCGTTCTGCTCGAATTGCTGTCAGGGCGTCGTGCTGTCGACAAAACTAAGACTGGTGTTGAACAAAAATTGGTTGAGTGGGCAGTGCCATACATGAGGGACAAGAGAAAATTGTTTCGGATAATGGACACCAAACTAGAAGGCCAATATCCTCAGAAAGAAGCATACACTGCGGCAACTTTAGCTTTGCAGTGCCTAAACAGTGAACCTAAAGTGAGGCCACGAATGGCGGAGGCTTTAGCCACGCTCGAACAACTCCAAACTTCAAAGAATACGGGTAGGCATTCGAAGGTGGTGAGCAGAGCTTCTACCAATCCTTTGAATACGCCGCCATTAAAACCGCATTCACCTCTGAATATGACTCCTTCAGCTTCTCCATTGACAGCCCATCGAAGGTCTCCCCGTATAAAATGA
- the LOC140878092 gene encoding probable serine/threonine-protein kinase PBL3 isoform X1, whose translation MGNCLGISAKIDASISNTSEASRYHSKPSNSATSSISIPSHSSKSNAESLPTPRSEAEILSSPNVKPFTLNELKNATRNFRVDSLLGEGGFGYVYKGWLDEHTLTAAKPGSGMVVAVKKLKPEGFQGHKEWLTEVHYLGQLHHPNLVKLIGYCSDGDNRLLVYEFMPKGSLENHLFRRGPQPLSWATRIKVAIGAAKGLCFLHEAEQQVIYRDFKASNILLDAEFNAKLSDFGLAKAGPTGDRTHVSTQVMGTQGYAAPEYVATGRLTTKSDVYSFGVVLLELLSGRRAVDKTKTGVEQKLVEWAVPYMRDKRKLFRIMDTKLEGQYPQKEAYTAATLALQCLNSEPKVRPRMAEALATLEQLQTSKNTGRHSKVVSRASTNPLNTPPLKPHSPLNMTPSASPLTAHRRSPRIK comes from the exons ATGGGAAACTGTTTAGGTATCTCCGCGAAAATTGATGCGAGTATCAGCAACACATCTG AAGCATCAAGATATCACAGCAAACCTAGCAATTCAGCTACTTCGAGCATAAGCATACCCTCTCATAGCAGTAAAAGCAATGCTGAAAGCCTTCCTACTCCAAGATCTGAAGCTGAAATTCTATCTTCTCCAAATGTCAAACCATTCACTTTAAATGAATTGAAGAACGCGACTAGAAACTTTCGAGTCGACAGCCTTCTTGGGGAAGGAGGATTTGGCTATGTTTACAAAGGATGGCTCGATGAGCACACTCTAACTGCTGCAAAGCCTGGATCAGGAATGGTTGTTGCTGTCAAGAAGTTGAAGCCGGAGGGTTTCCAAGGCCACAAGGAGTGGTTG acaGAGGTTCATTATCTGGGGCAACTTCATCACCCGAATCTAGTTAAACTTATCGGGTACTGCTCTGATGGTGACAATCGACTGTTGGTGTATGAGTTCATGCCAAAAGGAAGCCTGGAGAATCATTTGTTCAGAA GGGGGCCACAACCCCTCTCTTGGGCCACTAGAATCAAGGTTGCTATAGGAGCTGCCAAAGGTCTCTGTTTTTTGCACGAGGCTGAACAGCAAGTGATATATCGAGATTTTAAGGCTTCCAATATCCTGCTTGATGCA GAATTTAATGCCAAGTTGTCCGACTTCGGTTTAGCCAAGGCTGGCCCAACCGGTGATAGGACTCACGTTTCAACTCAAGTTATGGGTACACAAGGCTATGCTGCACCCGAATATGTTGCTACAG GTCGGCTGACGACGAAAAGTGACGTTTATAGTTTTGGGGTCGTTCTGCTCGAATTGCTGTCAGGGCGTCGTGCTGTCGACAAAACTAAGACTGGTGTTGAACAAAAATTGGTTGAGTGGGCAGTGCCATACATGAGGGACAAGAGAAAATTGTTTCGGATAATGGACACCAAACTAGAAGGCCAATATCCTCAGAAAGAAGCATACACTGCGGCAACTTTAGCTTTGCAGTGCCTAAACAGTGAACCTAAAGTGAGGCCACGAATGGCGGAGGCTTTAGCCACGCTCGAACAACTCCAAACTTCAAAGAATACGGGTAGGCATTCGAAGGTGGTGAGCAGAGCTTCTACCAATCCTTTGAATACGCCGCCATTAAAACCGCATTCACCTCTGAATATGACTCCTTCAGCTTCTCCATTGACAGCCCATCGAAGGTCTCCCCGTATAAAATGA
- the LOC140878092 gene encoding probable serine/threonine-protein kinase PBL3 isoform X3 — MVVAVKKLKPEGFQGHKEWLTEVHYLGQLHHPNLVKLIGYCSDGDNRLLVYEFMPKGSLENHLFRRGPQPLSWATRIKVAIGAAKGLCFLHEAEQQVIYRDFKASNILLDAEFNAKLSDFGLAKAGPTGDRTHVSTQVMGTQGYAAPEYVATGRLTTKSDVYSFGVVLLELLSGRRAVDKTKTGVEQKLVEWAVPYMRDKRKLFRIMDTKLEGQYPQKEAYTAATLALQCLNSEPKVRPRMAEALATLEQLQTSKNTGRHSKVVSRASTNPLNTPPLKPHSPLNMTPSASPLTAHRRSPRIK; from the exons ATGGTTGTTGCTGTCAAGAAGTTGAAGCCGGAGGGTTTCCAAGGCCACAAGGAGTGGTTG acaGAGGTTCATTATCTGGGGCAACTTCATCACCCGAATCTAGTTAAACTTATCGGGTACTGCTCTGATGGTGACAATCGACTGTTGGTGTATGAGTTCATGCCAAAAGGAAGCCTGGAGAATCATTTGTTCAGAA GGGGGCCACAACCCCTCTCTTGGGCCACTAGAATCAAGGTTGCTATAGGAGCTGCCAAAGGTCTCTGTTTTTTGCACGAGGCTGAACAGCAAGTGATATATCGAGATTTTAAGGCTTCCAATATCCTGCTTGATGCA GAATTTAATGCCAAGTTGTCCGACTTCGGTTTAGCCAAGGCTGGCCCAACCGGTGATAGGACTCACGTTTCAACTCAAGTTATGGGTACACAAGGCTATGCTGCACCCGAATATGTTGCTACAG GTCGGCTGACGACGAAAAGTGACGTTTATAGTTTTGGGGTCGTTCTGCTCGAATTGCTGTCAGGGCGTCGTGCTGTCGACAAAACTAAGACTGGTGTTGAACAAAAATTGGTTGAGTGGGCAGTGCCATACATGAGGGACAAGAGAAAATTGTTTCGGATAATGGACACCAAACTAGAAGGCCAATATCCTCAGAAAGAAGCATACACTGCGGCAACTTTAGCTTTGCAGTGCCTAAACAGTGAACCTAAAGTGAGGCCACGAATGGCGGAGGCTTTAGCCACGCTCGAACAACTCCAAACTTCAAAGAATACGGGTAGGCATTCGAAGGTGGTGAGCAGAGCTTCTACCAATCCTTTGAATACGCCGCCATTAAAACCGCATTCACCTCTGAATATGACTCCTTCAGCTTCTCCATTGACAGCCCATCGAAGGTCTCCCCGTATAAAATGA
- the LOC140884100 gene encoding pentatricopeptide repeat-containing protein At2g02750, with the protein MRYQIAKLVKDGLYKEAIALFTHLHSASVSLNKFTFPHLLKACAQLKAISHGQMLHAHLLKTGRNTNTHTVTDLINMYMGFRLLNCAVKLFDEIPDPNLSALNVVISGFSKNGLFGEASRIFNLFSVPNLRIDAVTVATLLSACENVENGVQVQCLAIKIGVEMDVYAATSLMVVYLNHGELISATRLFGLIEDKNVVCYNAFLSGLVHNGVGESVFCVFNELRETLFEKPDPVTMITVLSACANSKKIQFGRQLHGFMIKVELVSDTKVGTGLVGMYSKCGCWQRAYDLFKEMGSQRNLITWNSMIAGMMSNGQTEIAIDLFMELESKEGLKADSVTWNSMISGFSRLGIADEAFLFFRKMQSCGLMPSLPCITSLLAAAASLSALNSGKQIHAYFVRMNFTDDEFVATSLIDMYMKCGQCSLAYSYFTQFEIKPNDPAVWNAMISGYGKNGNSEGAFDIFNQMVENKVQPNLVTFSCLLSVCSHTGQVEKAFQFFRLMTIHYGLNPNLEHMNILIGLLGRVGRLDEAFELLRGISETSASVYASLLGACGHHADWTFGEEIAKRLSELEPENPIPSVILSNIYAVQEKWKDVHEIREIMNEKGQRKNPGLSSTGVA; encoded by the coding sequence ATGAGATACCAAATAGCGAAACTCGTAAAAGATGGACTCTACAAAGAAGCCATTGCACTGTTCACACACCTCCACTCTGCTTCTGTTTCTCTCAACAAATTCACTTTCCCGCACCTTCTCAAGGCCTGCGCCCAGCTCAAGGCCATCTCACATGGCCAAATGCTCCATGCTCACCTACTCAAGACCGGCCGCAACACAAACACGCACACCGTCACAGACCTCATCAATATGTACATGGGTTTTCGTTTGTTAAACTGTGCCGTCAAACTGTTCGATGAAATTCCGGACCCAAATTTATCTGCCCTCAACGTTGTGATTTCTgggttttcgaaaaatggccTTTTTGGAGAAGCCTCGAGGATATTCAATCTCTTTAGTGTTCCGAATCTTAGGATTGACGCAGTTACTGTCGCCACCCTGTTGTCTGCTTGCGAAAACGTTGAAAATGGTGTGCAAGTGCAGTGCTTGGCGATCAAGATTGGTGTGGAGATGGATGTTTATGCTGCAACGTCACTTATGGTTGTGTATCTGAATCACGGAGAACTAATTTCCGCTACAAGGTTGTTTGGATTGATCGAGGACAAAAATGTTGTGTGCTACAACGCTTTTCTATCGGGGCTGGTGCATAATGGTGTTGGTGAATCGGTGTTTTGTGTGTTTAACGAATTGAGGGAGACCCTATTTGAGAAACCCGATCCAGTGACAATGATTACTGTGCTCTCTGCGTGTGCCAATAGTAAGAAAATACAATTTGGAAGGCAGCTCCATGGTTTCATGATAAAAGTTGAATTAGTGTCCGACACCAAGGTTGGAACTGGTCTAGTGGGTATGTATTCAAAATGTGGTTGTTGGCAGCGTGCTTATGATCTTTTCAAAGAAATGGGAAGTCAAAGAAACTTGATCACTTGGAATTCTATGATTGCGGGAATGATGTCTAACGGTCAAACTGAAATTGCAATCGATCTTTTCATGGAGTTAGAATCGAAAGAAGGGTTGAAAGCAGACTCTGTGACGTGGAATTCCATGATCAGTGGATTCTCACGGCTAGGAATAGCGGATGAAGCTTTCTTGTTCTTCAGAAAGATGCAGTCTTGTGGCCTAATGCCCAGTCTGCCGTGTATAACCAGCTTATTAGCAGCTGCTGCATCTCTGTCAGCACTGAACTCTGGGAAGCAGATTCATGCGTACTTTGTGAGAATGAATTTTACTGATGATGAATTTGTGGCTACTTCACTAATTGACATGTACATGAAATGCGGGCAATGTTCTCTTGCATACAGTTATTTCACACAATTTGAAATTAAGCCTAATGATCCTGCAGTTTGGAATGCTATGATTTCTGGGTACGGAAAGAATGGTAATAGTGAGGGTGCTTTTGATATTTTCAATCAGATGGTAGAAAACAAAGTTCAGCCAAATTTAGTCACTTTCAGTTGCCTTTTGTCTGTATGCAGTCACACTGGTCAAGTTGAAAAGGCATTCCAATTTTTCAGATTGATGACTATACATTATGGTTTGAATCCAAATTTGGAGCATATGAATATCTTGATTGGCCTCCTCGGTCGAGTAGGAAGGCTGGATGAAGCTTTTGAGCTATTAAGAGGAATTTCTGAAACATCTGCTTCTGTTTATGCTTCATTGCTCGGTGCTTGTGGGCATCATGCAGATTGGACGTTTGGAGAGGAAATAGCTAAGAGACTTTCTGAGTTAGAGCCAGAGAACCCAATCCCTTCTGTGATTTTGTCCAACATATATGCTGTACAAGAAAAGTGGAAAGATGTTCACGAGATTAGAGAAATAATGAATGAGAAGGGACAGAGGAAAAACCCTGGACTTAGTTCAACAGGTGTGGCATAA